From a single Arachis hypogaea cultivar Tifrunner chromosome 3, arahy.Tifrunner.gnm2.J5K5, whole genome shotgun sequence genomic region:
- the LOC112735647 gene encoding uncharacterized protein, whose amino-acid sequence MSEVWLSLKNSLHYCKPHSTEVHDPMTSRRQHHRKQNARDKVIEGSNSEKQHSGGDDAIIFDPVTHDIVLDDTSEEIKIKTYLSYPYTHINNTREDGGNKGMEESSNRSTRRGMSLTKTQYVDCYQCSGYLKSKISMHKGSNRVPLTSTCHHDHHHQCRDKQEKCVEDYNITENSVLQLHREDSSWKIIERICQTKHMNPQTTETNAAAHIECVLKVLTTPQTLASFEECRERVRNIAENMQPRCIADGNEVMRFYGTTIACSLGLVNYSSILSCTLEQCGLCQILKHGFNANQEFHGERGVLTTATSDQAFDSIILFEYNEEALPILRKCVIVCRVIAGRVHNPLQEIQEETDSGFDSLIKKISRDSSDIEELCILNPRAILPCFVATTPMKMPKTSFHDDPCLKSVTYLFSNILNKATPVQNGQKAKNTLPFTFFPFARALTRMASPSMPKRQQQHSRFDEKPTPASKSSFH is encoded by the exons ATGTCTGAGGTTTGGTTATCTCTGAAGAATTCACTTCATTATTGCAAACCTCACTCAACAGAAGTTCATGATCCCATGACAAGTAGAAGGCAGCACCATAGAAAACAAAACGCACGAGACAAAGTCATAGAAGGTTCAAATTCAGAGAAACAACATAGTGGTGGTGATGATGCAATAATCTTTGATCCTGTCACACATGATATTGTCCTTGATGACACGAGCGAGGAAATTAAGATTAAGACTTATCTATCTTATCCTTACACTCACATCAATAATACTCGCGAAGATGGTGGCAACAAAGGGATGGAAGAATCATCAAATAGATCAACAAGAAGAGGTATGTCTTTGACGAAAACACAATATGTTGATTGTTACCAATGCAGTGGTTACTTAAAGTCAAAGATTTCGATGCACAAAGGTTCTAATAGGGTTCCACTAACATCAACATgtcatcatgatcatcatcatcaatgtcGTGACAAACAAGAAAAATGTGTGGAAGATTACAATATCACTGAGAATTCAG TTTTGCAACTTCACAGAGAAGATTCATCTTGGAAGATCATAGAAAGAATTTGCCAAACCAAACATATGAACCCTCAAACTACTGAAACCAATGCAGCAGCACATATAGAATGTGTCTTAAAAGTTCTTACCACTCCACAAACACTCGCTTCCTTTGAGGAATGCAGAGAAAGAGTGAGAAACATAGCTGAGAACATGCAACCTCGATGCATAGCTGATGGAAATGAAGTCATGAGGTTTTATGGAACAACCATTGCATGCTCCCTTGGTCTAGTAAATTACTCTTCTATCCTCAGCTGCACTTTAGAACAATGTGGTTTGTGCCAAATTCTGAAGCATGGTTTCAACGCAAACCAAGAATTCCATGGTGAACGTGGGGTTCTCACCACTGCTACAAGTGATCAAGCCTTTGATtccattattttatttgaatacaaCGAGGAAGCATTACCAATATTGAGGAAGTGTGTTATAGTGTGCAGAGTAATTGCTGGAAGAGTTCACAATCCTTTGCAAGAGATTCAGGAAGAGACTGATTCGGGTTTTGATTCATTGATCAAGAAAATAAGCCGTGACTCATCAGATATTGAAGAACTCTGTATTTTGAATCCTAGAGCTATATTACCTTGCTTTGTG GCAACTACTCCCATGAAGATGCCAAAAACATCTTTTCATGATGATccttgtttaaaaagtgtaacttatttGTTTAGCAACATTTTGAATAAAG CTACTCCAGTACAAAATGGCCAGAAGGCCAAGAAcactttgccatttacattcttcCCTTTTGCTCGTGCTCTGACTCGAATGGCCTCTCCTTCTATGCCCAAACGGCAACAGCAACACTCCAGATTTGATGAAAAGCCTACACCTGCTAGCAAGAGTtcctttcattaa
- the LOC112734753 gene encoding putative ubiquitin-conjugating enzyme E2 38, producing MDLDSNAPNSAIKKRKQDEEDAIVGDNENSMNVGESSGSGDLCKSSTSGSLNSNNPNGSDDISCEDDEDMIDEGEMDEDPDYGSEVDYDEDYYDDVYSSMQDQFDNLPTGVEASLPWLKDIGSSECKQVGASEGSSSHGKAEAKDDIVMQKYRQFKQFDVVDSFPDHFFDKQGTSAAQRSKNWAKRIQEEWKILEENLPETVFVKVSESRMELLRAAIIGPQGTPYHDGLFFFDCFFPDNYPASPPKVHYHSGGVRINPNLYKCGTVCLSLLGTWQGRNNDENWIPGKSTMLQVLVSIQALILNEKPFYNEPGYPESYGGSRDGHRRSKEYSDNAFILSLKTMMYTMRKPPQHFEDLVAGHFRTRARDILTACKLYSEGAPVGSVVYNLGPTVSNSTAKNQKEFELAVHRMMNTLIAFFTKNGSTDCEEFRSPEILNMSAAANESLTECYNSVSGSAALTL from the exons atggATCTTGATAGCAACGCTCCCAATTCTGCGATCAAGAAACGCAAGCAGGACGAAGAG GATGCCATTGTAGGTGACAATGAAAACTCTATGAATGTGGGAGAGTCCTCTGGTAGTGGTGACCTCTGCAAGAGTTCCACCTCAGGATCGCTGAATTCAAACAATCCCAATGGTTCTGATGATATTTCATGTGAGGATGATGAGGATATGATTGATGAAGGTGAAATGGATGAAGATCCTGATTATGGCTCTGAAGTTGATTATGATGAGGACTACTACGACGATGTTTATTCAAGTATGCAGGATCAATTTGACAATTTACCTACTGGGGTTGAAGCGTCACTGCCTTGGTTGAAGGATATTGGTTCAAGTGAATGCAAGCAAGTTGGTGCTTCTGAAGGATCAAGTTCCCATGGAAAAGCAGAAGCCAAGGATGATATTGTGATGCAAAAATATCGGCAATTTAAGCAATTTGATGTTGTTGATTCTTTTCCTGATCATTTCTTTGATAAGCAGGGTACTTCAGCGGCACAG CGATCCAAGAACTGGGCCAAAAGAATTCAGGAGGAGTGGAAAATTTTGGAGGAGAATTTGCCAG AAACAGTATTTGTTAAAGTTAGTGAATCCAGGATGGAGCTTCTGAGGGCTGCCATCATTGGACCTCAAGGCACTCCATACCACGATGGTCTTTTCTTTTTTGATTGCTTCTTTCCTGATAACTATCCTGCTTCTCCCCCG AAAGTTCACTACCACTCCGGTGGCGTTAGGATAAATCCAAATTTATATAAATGTGGAACAGTCTGCCTTAGTCTTTTGGGCACTTGGCAAGGTAGGAATAATGATGAAAACTGGATTCCAGGAAAATCAACCATGCTACAAGTTTTGGTTTCCATACAAGCTCTGATTTTGAATGAGAAGCCCTTCTATAATGAGCCTGGATACCCAGAATCATATGGAGGCAGTCGAGATGGGCATAGAAGATCTAAGGAGTACAGTGATAATGCATTTATTTTATCCTTGAAGACAATGATGTATACGATGCGCAAACCTCCACAG CATTTTGAGGATCTGGTTGCTGGTCATTTCCGGACCCGAGCACGTGACATATTGACAGCATGTAAATTATACTCCGAGGGGGCTCCTGTTGGCTCAGTTGTATATAATCTTGGTCCAACTGTTAGCAATAGTACAGCCAAGAACCAGAAAGAATTTGAGTTAGCTGTCCATAGAATGATGAACACTCTTATTGCCTTTTTCACTAAGAACGGATCCACTGATTGCGAGGAATTTCGGTCGCCCGAGATTTTGAATATGTCTGCTGCAGCTAATGAAAGTCTAACAGAGTGCTACAACAGTGTGTCTGGTTCAGCAGCATTAACCCTTTAA